The following coding sequences are from one Electrophorus electricus isolate fEleEle1 chromosome 22, fEleEle1.pri, whole genome shotgun sequence window:
- the fyco1a gene encoding FYVE and coiled-coil domain-containing protein 1 isoform X5 gives MATATMAGEGQLQRIIRDLHDAVAELTKEKENGEPVTDDSPNLHKFSYKLEYLLQFDQKEKASFLGTRKDYWDYFHDCLVKVKGANDGIRFVKSVPELKTSLGKGRAFIRYSLVHQRLADTLQQCLINKKVTSDWYYSRSPFLKPHLSMDIINYLYELNEVQFDLASRGHDLDSAWPTFARRTLGMTNSPSSMWKPPSRSTSVNSLASTYSQQPSEFPCSPDFGQGFLGDLAEPLSESALSTVDELRLELDQSEMKQRDLIEHVQELGGEAIELRGVVAELQRQLDIALAAQANHQELQHKLEALGQREWVLSQELDTLRGREGIKEAVHRELQEKLATAERKNEELRAKLDGVLEQKGERVASHFNSAVKIHELLDGLKEAEKGRMEALADGEERKRQAEQLTEELGMKEQALRNGEAKMVALMEKGEKLTKQTEDQRNVIDKIQAMLVVREKEANDLQKQLQDLQHSLEAMEKLTAEDKKRTSEERDELQKKISSVKGSLEGQLQSLKSQLKTKETEHLSNAKRIQHLEADAERLRGERQGLSRNMVQLETTIKDNAKQIEEYKEQCTKLTELKNNLLQTAKRNEETKKELVESKAAMECELAGLRASEKQLKGQLSDAKVTVNEREQRMREENRSLDEQLQKANMRDSKSEVVVSKLEQENRKLREEQATIQGALEAKQEELRGIMGQMADVEKSLGVAKCTEANLTLQLKERDSQLEDREKQCEELQGRVEELEAQQRELELGKVQAERAFEKQREMMESLEVQRRAVEKVQLESSACHAKEAQEMASKATLLEEQLGWNMQEVSRLQEEVVDLKAKLHSAVEEKVKVQARLDVSDASCAELRTLTEQLKKQAEELNRSHVSELLQSKECMEKVSSELDTLRSTGTKTMAQLSAAQKQVAVLKTQNQQIMLESAETREELHGANMEMAELGMTVCRLNMEREEASKCWTTEVTRIQELNEQGRRQIDLLNASVVALRQESASLQEELQQTQQLPETVLELKELLDKAEREKEVVREEVTAVRFQMSTENMAHQNQVKSLSEELEGLKTQLSTEREKTSSLQAKMAELEGVNSECSRLMEEKDSQITKAESLIHEGENEIQELRQSVISTEEALAVAQRERKELVEDLEKVQSDAQAREFKMAAEIEDLGCIKSILEERLIELIRTHCGRGRTLWSTSRSSGLRRSGGWWTGRPHTAWAARASSAGGSANITAGCVAGSFATTAVIIL, from the exons ATGGCGACTGCTACAATGGCTGGGGAGGGGCAGCTCCAAAGGATTATCAGAGATCTGCATg ATGCTGTGGCAGAACTCACTAAAGAAAAGGAGAATGGAGAACCAGTTACAGATGACAGTCCAAACCTGCACAAGTTCTCTTACAAACTAGAGTACCTGCTACAG TTTGACCAGAAGGAGAAGGCTTCATTTCTGGGCACAAGGAAAGATTACTGGGACTATTTTCATGACTGCCTGGTCAAAGTCAAAGGAGCTAATGATGGTATTCGTTTCGTCAAATCCGTTCCTGAG CTGAAGACGTCGCTGGGGAAAGGCCGGGCATTCATACGCTACTCTCTGGTGCACCAGCGTCTAGCTGACACACTTCAGCAGTGCCTCATTAACAAGAAGGTCACCAG TGACTGGTATTATTCTCGGAGTCCCTTCCTGAAGCCTCATCTCAGCATGGACATTATTAATTATCTCTATGAGCTCAACGAAGTCCAGTTTGACCTGGCCTCCAGGGGTCACGACCTTGATTCAGCCTGGCCCACCTTTGCAAG GAGGACTCTGGGTATGACAAACTCTCCCAGCAGCATGTGGAAACCACCCAGTCGTAGCACCAGTGTCAACAGCCTGGCCAGCACATACTCGCAG CAGCCCTCCGAGTTTCCTTGCAGTCCAGATTTTGGGCAGGGCTTCCTGGGAGACCTTGCTGAGCCTCTGTCTGAGTCTGCCCTCAGCACTGTGGATGAGCTGCGCCTGGAGCTGGACCAGTCCGAAATGAAGCAGCGAGATCTCATTGAGCACGTCCAGGAACTTGGGGGAGAGGCCATAGAGCTCCGTGGAGTGGTGGCTGAACTCCAGAGGCAACTGGACATCGCACTTGCAGCCCAGGCTAACCACCAGGAGCTCCAGCACAAGCTGGAGGCACTGGGGCAGAGGGAATGGGTCCTATCCCAAGAGCTGGATACCCTGAGGGGTCGCGAGGGCATCAAGGAGGCTGTGCACCGTGAACTTCAGGAAAAGCTGGCCACGGcagagaggaaaaatgaggaGCTGAGAGCTAAACTGGATGGGGTGCTTGAGCAGAAAGGGGAGAGGGTGGCCAGCCATTTCAACTCAGCCGTGAAGATCCACGAGCTACTGGATGGACTGAAGGAAGCGGAGAAAGGGAGGATGGAAGCGCTAGCagatggagaagagaggaagaggcaggcCGAACAACTGACCGAGGAGCTTGGAATGAAGGAGCAGGCCCTGAGGAATGGAGAGGCGAAAATGGTTGCTTTAATGGAGAAGGGGGAAAAGCTGACAAAGCAGACAGAAGACCAACGTAACGTCATAGATAAAATCCAAGCGATGCTagtggtgagagagaaggaagccAACGATCTTCAGAAACAGCTGCAGGACCTTCAGCATTCGCTGGAGGCGATGGAGAAACTGACCGCAGAGGATAAGAAGCGGACatcagaggagagagatgaaCTGCAGAAAAAGATTAGCTCTGTAAAAGGAAGTCTGGAAGGGCAACTGCAAAGCTTAAAGTCGCAACTCAAGACCAAAGAAACTGAACATCTCTCAAACGCCAAGAGGATCCAGCACCTGGAGGCTGACGCCGAGAGGctgagaggagaaagacagggCCTGAGCAGGAATATGGTACAGCTGGAGACCACCATAAAAGACAATGCCAAACAGATTGAAGAATACAAGGAGCAGTGTACCAAACTCACAGAGCTGAAGAACAACCTCCTTCAAACAGCCAAGAGGAACGAGGAGACCAAAAAGGAGCTGGTGGAAAGCAAGGCCGCTATGGAGTGTGAGCTGGCCGGGCTGAGGGCATCGGAGAAGCAGCTGAAAGGCCAGCTAAGTGATGCTAAAGTGACAGTGAATGAACGGGAACAACGGATGCGGGAGGAGAACCGCAGCCTGGATGAGCAGCTCCAAAAGGCAAACATGCGGGACAGCAAGTCTGAGGTTGTAGTCAGTAaactggagcaggagaacaGAAAGCTCCGGGAGGAGCAGGCCACCATCCAGGGTGCTCTCGAAGCCAAGCAGGAAGAGCTACGCGGCATTATGGGCCAGATGGCCGATGTGGAGAAAAGCCTGGGTGTGGCAAAATGCACCGAGGCAAACCTCACCTTGCAGCTGAAGGAGCGAGATTCCCAgctggaggacagagagaagcagtgtGAGGAACTCCAGGGGAGAGTGGAGGAACTTGAAGCCCAGCAGAGAGAGCTGGAGTTGGGGAAAGTGCAGGCAGAGAGAGCCTTtgagaagcagagggagatgaTGGAAAGTCTGGAGGTCCAGAGGAGAGCTGTGGAGAAAGTCCAGCTGGAGTCGAGTGCTTGCCATGCAAAGGAAGCCCAAGAGATGGCCTCAAAAGCCACTCTACTAGAGGAGCAGTTGGGGTGGAATATGCAGGAGGTGTCCAGGCTCCAGGAGGAAGTGGTGGACTTGAAGGCCAAATTACACAGTgctgtggaggagaaggtgaaggTCCAGGCCAGGCTGGATGTCTCCGATGCATCTTGTGCTGAACTGCGAACCCTGACAGAACAACTGAAGAAGCAAGCTGAGGAGCTGAACCGGTCCCACGTGAGCGAACTGCTGCAGTCCAAAGAGTGCATGGAGAAGGTATCGTCTGAACTGGACACCTTGAGGTCCACTGGGACCAAAACAATGGCACAGCTCAGTGCAGCTCAGAAACAGGTAGCCGTGCTCAAGACCCAAAACCAGCAAATAATGCTAGAGAGCGCCGAGACCCGAGAGGAGCTCCACGGAGCGAACATGGAAATGGCAGAGTTGGGAATGACCGTCTGCCGGCTGAACATGGAGCGGGAGGAGGCTTCCAAATGCTGGACAACTGAGGTCACTCGGATCCAGGAGCTGAACGAGCAGGGCAGACGGCAGATAGACCTCCTGAATGCCAGCGTTGTGGCACTGCGGCAGGAGAGTGCCAGTCTGCAAGAGGAACTTCAGCAGACGCAGCAGCTCCCAGAAACAGTGCTGGAGCTGAAGGAGCTTCTGGATAAAGccgagagggagaaggaggttgTGAGGGAAGAAGTCACAGCAGTGAGGTTTCAGATGAGCACGGAAAATATGGCACATCAGAACCAGGTGAAG AGTTTGTCTGAAGAGCTCGAGGGTTTAAAAACGCAGCTgagcacagaaagagagaagacatCGAGCCTACAGGCTAAAATGGCGGAGCTGGAG GGAGTGAACTCAGAGTGCTCTCGTCTGATGGAGGAGAAAGACTCTCAAATCACCAAGGCTGAGAGCCTGATTCATGAAGGAGAGAATGAAATACAGGAATTGAGACAGAGTGTGATaag tactGAGGAGGCTCTGGCTGTGgcgcagagggagaggaaggagctGGTGGAGGACCTGGAGAAGGTTCAATCAGACGCTCAGGCTCGGGAGTTCAAAATGGCTGCAGAGATCGAGGATCTTGGCTGCATCAAGAGCATCCTGGAGGAGAGACTCATCGAGCTCATCCG
- the xcr1a.1 gene encoding chemokine XC receptor 1, translated as SVYPSSLCSADSELDLSDEQYSSEIPPDEMCYKETVVKVGSITVPIFFSIVVLLSLLGNILVLVILGLYESLRSLTNIFILNLALSDLMFTFGLPFWACYYIWGWTLGDAACKAVNFVFSAGFYSSIVFLMLMTVQRYMAVVHPLSDWERGQGFAVIPIIAWVMSILAALPASLQNEVFSEADSQILHCMHNSTTIHLAVIYQQNVSFVGAFLVLSFCYIRILQTVFKSRASKRHRTVRLIFCIVVIFFVGWAPYNVVIFLRSLTYHQIEPFTECDVTDHLDYALYVCQLLAFSHCCLNPVLYAFIGVKFRNHLKMILQKIVRRQKYMDNNRGRITLVQSQGSMY; from the coding sequence tctgtctaCCCATCATCTCTTTGCTCTGCAGACAGTGAACTGGACCTAAGTGATGAACAGTATTCAAGTGAAATACCACCTGATGAAATGTGTTACAAGGAAACTGTAGTTAAAGTTGGATCCATTACAGTTCCCATATTTTTTAGCATTGTGGTCCTGCTCAGTCTCCTTGGTAACATACTAGTGCTTGTGATCCTTGGACTCTATGAGAGCCTCAGATCGTTGACCAACATCTTCATACTGAACTTGGCTCTGTCAGACCTAATGTTCACTTTTGGTCTTCCATTTTGGGCCTGTTACTACATCTGGGGCTGGACGCTGGGAGATGCAGCATGCAAAGCTGTGAACTTTGTCTTCTCTGCTGGATTCTACAGCAGCATTGTGTTCCTGATGCTGATGACTGTTCAGCGCTACATGGCAGTGGtccaccctctctctgactGGGAAAGAGGGCAAGGGTTTGCTGTTATTCCTATCATTGCTTGGGTTATGAGCATTTTAGCAGCATTGCCGGCCTCACTGCAAAATGAAGTCTTTTCTGAAGCAGATTCTCAAATACTTCACTGTATGCATAACAGCACTACAATACACTTAGCAGTTATATATCAACAGAACGTTTCTTTTGTGGGTGCATTTTTAGTTTTGAGTTTTTGCTATATAAGAATTCTTCAGACTGTCTTCAAGTCACGAGCAAGCAAGAGACACAGGACTGTAAGATTAATTTTTTGTATTGTTGTGATATTCTTTGTTGGTTGGGCCCCTTATAATGTTGTAATATTCCTGAGGTCCTTAACTTACCATCAGATTGAGCCTTTTACAGAATGTGATGTTACTGATCATCTCGACTATGCGTTGTACGTCTGCCAGCTGCTGGCCTTTTCTCACTGCTGTCTTAATCCAGTGCTTTATGCTTTTATTGGCGTAAAATTCAGAAATCATTTGAAGATGATTCTACAGAAGATAGTTCGAAGGCAAAAATACATGGACAATAATCGAGGAAGAATCACCTTAGTTCAGTCTCAGGGGTCCATGTACTAA